One part of the Neisseria zalophi genome encodes these proteins:
- the metK gene encoding methionine adenosyltransferase, with translation MSEYLFTSESVSEGHPDKVADQISDAILDAILAQDPTARVAAETLVATDLCVLAGEITTTAKVDYEQVARDTISRIGYNDPELGFSANSCRLLQNFGEQSPDIAQGVNEGEGVDLEQGAGDQGLMFGYACDETPTLMPFPIYYSHRLMQRQSEVRKSGLLPWLRPDAKAQLTCVYDSETGKVKRIDTVVLSTQHHPDISREELIAAVKEHIILPVLPADMLTEETKYLINPTGVFVIGGPQGDCGLTGRKIIVDTYGGAAPHGGGAFSGKDPTKVDRSAAYACRYVAKNIVAAGLATQCQIQVSYAIGIAKPTSISIDTFGTGKLSEAELIKLVREHFDLRPKGIVQMLDLLRPIYSKSAAYGHFGREEPEFSWERTDKVAALKAAAGL, from the coding sequence ATGAGCGAATACTTGTTTACTTCGGAATCTGTTTCCGAAGGCCACCCTGATAAAGTGGCCGATCAAATTTCCGATGCCATTTTAGATGCCATTCTGGCACAAGACCCTACGGCACGGGTTGCCGCCGAAACATTGGTTGCCACCGATTTATGTGTTTTGGCCGGTGAAATCACCACAACGGCCAAAGTCGATTACGAACAGGTGGCACGCGATACAATTTCCCGTATCGGTTATAACGATCCCGAATTGGGTTTTAGTGCCAACTCTTGCCGACTACTGCAAAATTTCGGCGAACAATCGCCCGATATCGCCCAAGGTGTTAATGAAGGCGAAGGGGTTGATTTGGAGCAAGGCGCCGGCGATCAGGGCTTGATGTTCGGTTATGCCTGCGATGAAACACCCACCTTAATGCCCTTCCCGATTTATTACAGCCACCGCCTGATGCAACGCCAAAGCGAAGTACGCAAAAGCGGCCTGCTGCCGTGGCTTCGCCCCGATGCCAAAGCACAATTAACCTGCGTATACGACAGCGAAACAGGAAAAGTCAAACGCATTGATACCGTCGTATTATCCACTCAACACCACCCCGATATCAGCCGTGAAGAATTGATTGCCGCAGTTAAAGAACATATTATTCTGCCGGTATTGCCGGCAGACATGCTGACCGAAGAAACCAAATACCTGATCAACCCGACCGGCGTATTTGTAATTGGCGGCCCGCAGGGCGATTGCGGCTTAACCGGCCGCAAAATCATTGTTGATACCTATGGCGGTGCCGCACCGCATGGCGGGGGTGCATTCTCCGGAAAAGACCCGACCAAAGTCGACCGCTCCGCCGCCTATGCCTGCCGTTATGTCGCTAAAAACATCGTTGCCGCCGGCTTGGCAACCCAATGCCAGATTCAAGTTTCTTACGCCATTGGTATTGCCAAACCGACCTCTATTTCCATTGATACCTTCGGCACCGGCAAACTCAGCGAAGCGGAATTAATCAAACTGGTGCGCGAACATTTCGACCTACGCCCGAAAGGCATTGTTCAAATGCTTGATTTATTAAGGCCGATTTACAGCAAATCCGCAGCTTACGGCCATTTCGGACGGGAAGAACCCGAATTCAGTTGGGAACGTACCGATAAAGTAGCGGCATTGAAAGCGGCGGCAGGTTTATAA
- the hslO gene encoding Hsp33 family molecular chaperone HslO, with the protein MQTQTNTPAITAADNRTRFIFDDMPIRGQHVLLEKVWQHIVGQKHYPVAIRRALGELLAAGVLLSSNLKIDGTLTVQVQGQGRLKMLVVEAGSADTCRATARWDEQAQINDDDSLAELLGENGVFVITLQPRDGDPWQGVVPLEGGSIAEMLMNYMKRSEQLDTYITLAASDTACSGLLVQRLPESEPNPETWEHVVTLAQTATQEELLSLSVQHILYRLFHETPPRLFEPEPIEFACTCSRGKVSDMLLLLGGEEVGSVLAEQGSIEIDCDFCHAQYVFDETDVNTLFGTDIAAAYRESRNAAQLQ; encoded by the coding sequence ATGCAAACACAAACCAACACACCGGCAATCACCGCCGCCGACAACCGCACCCGTTTTATTTTTGATGATATGCCTATCCGCGGGCAACATGTATTACTTGAAAAAGTATGGCAGCATATTGTCGGCCAAAAACACTACCCTGTCGCTATACGGCGCGCACTGGGCGAGCTATTGGCAGCCGGCGTATTGTTATCAAGCAATCTGAAAATCGACGGCACCCTAACCGTGCAAGTACAAGGGCAAGGCCGTCTGAAAATGCTGGTGGTAGAAGCCGGCTCTGCCGACACCTGTCGCGCTACCGCCCGTTGGGATGAACAGGCTCAAATCAACGATGACGACAGCCTTGCCGAACTTTTAGGCGAAAACGGGGTATTTGTGATTACCCTACAACCGCGCGACGGCGACCCTTGGCAAGGGGTGGTGCCTTTAGAAGGCGGCAGTATTGCGGAAATGCTGATGAACTATATGAAGCGTTCCGAGCAATTGGATACCTATATTACTTTGGCCGCTTCCGATACCGCATGCAGCGGGCTATTGGTACAACGCCTGCCCGAATCAGAGCCTAATCCGGAAACATGGGAGCATGTCGTAACATTGGCACAAACCGCTACACAAGAAGAGCTGCTTTCGCTTAGTGTACAGCACATACTCTACCGTTTATTCCATGAAACACCGCCACGCCTTTTTGAACCGGAACCCATCGAATTTGCCTGCACCTGTTCGCGCGGAAAAGTGAGCGATATGCTGCTTCTGCTCGGTGGCGAAGAAGTCGGCTCGGTATTGGCGGAGCAAGGCAGCATCGAAATCGATTGTGACTTCTGCCACGCCCAATATGTTTTTGATGAAACTGATGTTAATACACTATTCGGTACCGATATTGCCGCAGCATACCGTGAATCAAGAAATGCCGCCCAGCTGCAATAA
- a CDS encoding YebC/PmpR family DNA-binding transcriptional regulator has translation MAGHSKWANIRHKKERQDAKRGKIFTRLIKEITVAAKMGGGDPNSNPRLRLAMDKAFDNNMPKDNVQRAIDKGTGNLEGAEYVELRYEGYGIGGAALMVDCLTDNKTRTVADVRHAFNKNGGNLGTDGCVAFNFVHQGYLLFAPGTDEDALMEAALEAGAEDVVNNEDGSIEVITAPNDWAAVKATLEAAGFKSEDGDVTMRAQNETELSGEDAEKMQKLIDALEDLDDVQDVYTSAVLNFE, from the coding sequence ATGGCAGGCCATAGTAAATGGGCGAATATCCGCCACAAGAAAGAGCGTCAGGATGCCAAGCGCGGCAAAATTTTTACGCGCTTGATTAAAGAAATTACCGTAGCGGCCAAAATGGGCGGCGGTGATCCGAATTCAAACCCCCGTTTGCGTTTGGCTATGGATAAAGCTTTCGACAACAATATGCCGAAAGACAATGTGCAACGTGCGATTGATAAAGGTACGGGCAATCTGGAGGGGGCGGAATACGTTGAATTGCGCTATGAGGGCTACGGTATCGGCGGTGCGGCTTTGATGGTGGACTGCTTAACCGATAATAAAACCCGTACGGTTGCCGATGTGCGCCATGCTTTTAACAAAAATGGCGGTAATTTAGGCACCGATGGTTGTGTGGCCTTTAACTTTGTTCATCAAGGCTATCTGCTTTTTGCACCGGGTACGGACGAAGATGCGCTGATGGAAGCAGCATTGGAAGCGGGTGCGGAAGATGTGGTGAATAATGAAGACGGTTCGATTGAAGTGATTACCGCGCCGAATGATTGGGCTGCTGTAAAAGCCACTTTGGAAGCAGCAGGCTTTAAATCGGAAGACGGCGACGTGACCATGCGCGCGCAAAACGAAACCGAATTGAGTGGCGAAGATGCCGAGAAAATGCAAAAACTGATTGATGCACTTGAAGATTTAGACGATGTTCAAGATGTTTATACTTCTGCGGTGTTGAATTTCGAGTAA
- a CDS encoding class II glutamine amidotransferase: protein MCQLLGMNCNTPTDIVFSFEGFRRRGGLTDHHADGFGIGFFEGRGVRLFHDDKPSAHSPVADLIRAYQIKSENVIAHIRKATQGQTSLANTHPFMREMWGEYWLFAHNGHLKNFFPEIGQYYHAVGNTDSERAFCYMLEQLRTRFPERPDTDALFEAVKELTKEIREYGLFNFMMSNGDYLFAHASTLLHYIVRKAPFGEAHLLDDDVSIDFAAVTTPNDKVAVIATLPLTANEQWSQLAVDELVMFYQGDIVRRDRPEPPVYMGTEEGLEIARAVGVSV, encoded by the coding sequence ATGTGCCAGCTGCTCGGCATGAACTGCAATACCCCTACCGATATTGTGTTTTCTTTCGAAGGGTTCCGCCGTCGTGGTGGTTTGACTGACCATCATGCTGACGGTTTCGGTATTGGTTTTTTCGAAGGCCGCGGTGTGCGTTTGTTTCATGATGACAAACCCAGTGCGCATTCGCCGGTTGCTGATTTAATCCGTGCGTATCAAATCAAATCTGAAAATGTGATTGCCCATATTCGAAAAGCAACACAGGGGCAAACTTCGTTGGCCAATACCCATCCGTTTATGCGTGAAATGTGGGGGGAATATTGGTTGTTTGCCCACAACGGGCATTTGAAAAACTTTTTCCCCGAAATTGGGCAATATTACCATGCCGTCGGTAATACCGATTCGGAGCGGGCTTTTTGCTATATGCTCGAACAGTTGCGTACCCGTTTTCCAGAACGTCCCGATACAGATGCTTTGTTTGAAGCGGTTAAAGAGCTGACAAAAGAAATACGTGAATATGGTTTGTTTAACTTTATGATGTCAAACGGCGATTATCTGTTTGCGCATGCCAGCACACTGCTGCATTATATTGTCCGCAAAGCACCTTTTGGCGAGGCGCATTTGTTGGATGATGATGTCAGTATCGATTTTGCTGCGGTTACTACGCCAAACGATAAAGTGGCGGTGATTGCCACTTTGCCGCTAACGGCTAACGAGCAGTGGTCGCAGTTGGCGGTAGATGAGTTGGTGATGTTTTATCAGGGCGATATTGTGCGCAGAGACCGACCGGAACCGCCTGTTTATATGGGCACGGAAGAAGGTTTGGAAATTGCCCGTGCGGTAGGCGTGAGTGTTTAA
- a CDS encoding stringent starvation protein B, translating to MDNNQTPHIAVWVNEHTRVPMQYVRENEIVLNIGTTASHNLNIDNEWINFSARFSGVAHEIWIPIGHVISIFARESGEGMGFEVEPYQTESEKQGVEPLHLVEKETADSAEEKPSENKDDTPPPENGGTKPKKGLKLVK from the coding sequence ATGGACAATAATCAAACACCGCATATTGCCGTTTGGGTAAACGAACATACCCGAGTTCCCATGCAATACGTGCGTGAAAATGAAATCGTACTGAATATCGGCACAACGGCAAGCCACAATTTAAACATTGATAACGAATGGATAAATTTCTCCGCCCGTTTTTCCGGTGTCGCACATGAAATCTGGATTCCGATCGGTCATGTGATCAGTATTTTCGCACGCGAAAGCGGTGAAGGCATGGGGTTTGAAGTGGAACCCTATCAAACCGAAAGTGAAAAACAGGGTGTCGAGCCGTTGCACTTAGTCGAAAAAGAAACCGCCGACAGTGCTGAAGAGAAGCCGTCTGAAAACAAAGACGATACGCCCCCACCTGAAAATGGCGGTACGAAACCTAAAAAAGGTTTGAAACTGGTGAAATAA
- a CDS encoding glutathione S-transferase N-terminal domain-containing protein: protein MMTLYSGITCPFSQRCRFVLFEKGMDFEIKDVDIFNKPEDLAIMNPYNQVPVLVERDLILHESNIINEYIDERFPHPQLMPGDPVMRGRGRLVLFRMEKELFRHVQLLESADASSKEQSKAREAIANGLTMLAPAFSKTKFIMGDEFSMIDVALSPLLWRLDHYDIKLGKSAAPILKYAERIFQREAFIEALTPAEKAMRR, encoded by the coding sequence ATGATGACACTTTATTCGGGCATTACCTGCCCTTTCAGCCAACGTTGCCGGTTTGTGTTGTTTGAAAAAGGTATGGATTTTGAAATCAAAGATGTAGATATTTTCAACAAACCCGAAGATCTAGCCATAATGAACCCCTACAACCAAGTGCCTGTTTTGGTTGAACGCGATTTGATTCTTCATGAATCCAATATTATCAACGAATATATCGACGAACGCTTCCCTCATCCTCAATTAATGCCCGGCGACCCTGTTATGCGCGGTCGTGGCCGTTTGGTATTGTTCCGCATGGAAAAAGAGCTGTTCAGACACGTGCAGTTGCTCGAATCTGCTGATGCTAGCAGCAAAGAGCAATCTAAAGCACGCGAAGCCATTGCCAACGGGTTAACCATGCTTGCCCCCGCTTTCTCAAAAACCAAATTTATTATGGGTGACGAATTTTCTATGATTGATGTTGCCTTGTCGCCCTTATTATGGCGCTTAGACCATTATGACATCAAACTCGGCAAATCCGCTGCCCCGATTCTCAAATATGCGGAACGTATTTTCCAACGCGAAGCCTTTATCGAAGCACTGACGCCCGCTGAAAAAGCTATGCGACGTTAA
- a CDS encoding family 20 glycosylhydrolase yields MRLKTVSVYLLLSLVLGGVAACGATSDNSGTTSSASSAQSNKSNTSAHKEIGLMLDTARHFYSVNVIKNFIDNLAASGGSFLHLHFSDHENYALESDLLGQKVENATRRKDGVYINPQTGKPFLSYRQLQELIRYAQSKNIEVIPEVGSPNHMDGIFRLLAHKHGQGYVDSLKSTQVDDEININKPESIEFMKKLITEVADAFGSQSKHFHIGGDEFGYSEENNQEFIDYANKLASFLEQKGLTPRLWNDGLITKTVDGLNRNIQITYWSYDGDTENQVAAVRRRKIRASMPDLIDKGFTVLNYNSYYLYLVPKEGGNFSHEANFAGQDIEKRWNLGVWDGENVNNAVRNTDNILGAALAIWGEDAGRLSDKSIQEHSSGTLKAVIRKIRANDNQAGE; encoded by the coding sequence ATGCGTTTGAAAACTGTGTCTGTTTATCTTTTATTGAGCTTGGTGTTGGGCGGTGTAGCTGCTTGCGGTGCAACATCGGATAATAGTGGTACGACATCTTCGGCCTCTTCTGCTCAATCAAATAAATCGAATACTTCCGCGCATAAAGAAATCGGATTAATGTTGGATACTGCCCGTCATTTTTATTCGGTTAATGTGATTAAAAATTTTATTGATAATTTAGCCGCATCGGGCGGTAGTTTTTTACATTTGCATTTTTCCGATCATGAAAATTATGCTTTGGAAAGTGATTTGCTCGGGCAGAAAGTGGAAAATGCTACCCGTAGGAAAGACGGTGTATATATTAATCCGCAAACCGGTAAACCATTTTTAAGTTATCGGCAACTACAAGAGCTTATTCGTTATGCGCAGTCTAAGAATATCGAAGTGATACCGGAAGTTGGCAGCCCTAACCATATGGATGGTATTTTTAGGCTTTTGGCACATAAACATGGGCAAGGCTATGTGGATTCATTGAAATCTACTCAGGTTGATGATGAAATCAATATCAATAAGCCTGAAAGTATTGAGTTTATGAAAAAACTGATTACCGAAGTTGCTGATGCATTTGGTAGCCAGAGTAAGCATTTTCATATAGGTGGTGATGAGTTTGGTTATAGTGAAGAAAATAACCAGGAGTTTATCGACTATGCTAACAAACTGGCTTCTTTTCTGGAACAGAAAGGATTAACACCCCGTTTATGGAATGATGGGTTAATTACCAAAACGGTAGATGGATTGAACCGTAATATTCAGATTACTTATTGGAGTTATGACGGTGATACTGAAAATCAAGTTGCTGCTGTCAGACGGCGTAAAATACGTGCCAGCATGCCGGATCTTATAGATAAAGGGTTTACTGTTTTAAACTATAATTCATACTATCTCTATCTTGTACCCAAAGAGGGCGGTAATTTTAGCCATGAAGCAAATTTTGCGGGTCAAGATATTGAAAAACGTTGGAATCTGGGGGTATGGGATGGCGAAAATGTGAATAATGCGGTTCGAAATACCGACAATATTTTGGGCGCGGCATTGGCTATCTGGGGAGAGGATGCAGGCAGATTAAGCGATAAATCGATTCAGGAACATTCTTCTGGCACATTAAAAGCTGTGATCCGTAAAATCCGTGCCAATGATAATCAGGCTGGTGAATAA
- a CDS encoding factor H binding protein domain-containing protein, with protein sequence MSTYNKIGLAVFLAFGLAACGGGGSGSPSAAATSTNQSSNAAFRDAMPSASAQAVNLTDASAGSVYNAAAYKINLDGKSYKVSDLASDKVTNLVNQEGNETVRTYRQQFSIIAGRFSSEKIGGENLKDDPEMTTAVAEVKNPMVVGLVNGEATQTLPTSGKYAYNGAAFGETEIGKLTYNVDFDKRVGSGSVTGLASSGKIDLLEASIKNTSFNNEIDGTLVTTQGIEGHSNSEKLGKGDYKVHFFGKNAEEIGGAIMQKNGEIGIAGKR encoded by the coding sequence ATGTCTACTTACAATAAAATCGGTTTGGCAGTGTTTTTAGCATTTGGTTTGGCTGCATGTGGTGGTGGCGGTAGCGGAAGTCCTTCTGCTGCAGCAACATCTACCAATCAATCGTCTAATGCTGCTTTCCGCGATGCTATGCCGTCTGCCAGCGCACAAGCGGTTAATCTTACCGATGCATCAGCCGGTTCTGTTTATAATGCGGCGGCATATAAAATTAATTTAGATGGTAAATCTTATAAAGTATCTGATTTGGCTTCTGATAAAGTGACTAACCTTGTTAATCAGGAAGGCAATGAAACTGTTCGTACATACCGTCAACAATTTTCTATCATTGCCGGTCGTTTCAGTTCCGAAAAAATTGGTGGTGAAAACCTCAAAGACGATCCGGAAATGACAACGGCGGTTGCGGAAGTAAAAAACCCGATGGTAGTCGGATTGGTTAATGGTGAGGCTACCCAAACGCTGCCGACTTCAGGTAAATATGCTTACAATGGTGCTGCATTCGGTGAAACTGAAATCGGTAAACTGACTTACAATGTCGACTTTGATAAGAGAGTAGGTAGTGGTTCAGTAACAGGTTTGGCGTCATCTGGTAAGATTGATTTGTTAGAAGCAAGTATTAAAAATACATCATTTAACAATGAAATTGATGGCACGCTTGTGACTACTCAAGGTATCGAAGGCCATTCAAACTCAGAAAAACTGGGTAAAGGTGATTACAAAGTTCACTTCTTTGGTAAGAATGCCGAAGAAATTGGTGGTGCGATTATGCAAAAGAATGGTGAAATCGGTATTGCCGGTAAACGCTAA
- a CDS encoding uracil-xanthine permease family protein, which yields MQQLKLAISGAQILFVAFGAMVLVPLLTGLNPSMALLGAGIGTLLFQVVTRFKVPVFLGSSFAFIAPIIYSISEWGLPSTMFALFAAGFMYFVFAGLVKWRGLATVNRLLPPVVIGPVIMVIGLSVAMVASQMAMGQAGGEQAVDYTQSLILSGFTFAVTVIVAVFGSKMMKLVPILIGVVAGYIAALFMGLVDTTPIINAPWFAKPDFITPQINWQAALFMLPVAIAPAIEHIGGVMAIGKVTGNDYVKDPGLHKTLAGDGLGVCVAGLIGGPPVTTYGEVTGAVMITKNSNPKIMTWAAIFAICMAFFGKFNAFLASIPLPVMGGIMILLFGTIASLGLKTLIDAHVDLMKPKNLVIVSSVLTTGVGGMVIKFGSISFAGVGLCAILAIILNRLLPDE from the coding sequence ATGCAGCAACTCAAGCTCGCCATTTCAGGTGCACAAATTTTATTCGTGGCATTCGGCGCTATGGTCTTGGTACCGCTTCTCACAGGATTAAACCCTTCTATGGCTTTACTAGGTGCCGGTATCGGTACGCTGCTGTTTCAAGTCGTCACCCGCTTTAAAGTACCGGTATTTCTCGGTTCGTCATTTGCTTTTATCGCACCGATTATTTATTCGATTAGCGAGTGGGGCCTGCCCTCTACCATGTTTGCCTTATTCGCTGCCGGCTTTATGTATTTTGTTTTTGCCGGATTGGTGAAGTGGCGCGGCTTGGCTACGGTTAACCGCCTACTTCCACCCGTTGTGATCGGCCCTGTCATTATGGTTATCGGTTTATCGGTTGCCATGGTAGCCAGTCAAATGGCTATGGGTCAGGCCGGTGGCGAACAAGCTGTAGACTATACCCAATCATTAATACTTTCCGGTTTTACTTTTGCCGTAACCGTCATTGTTGCCGTGTTCGGCAGTAAAATGATGAAACTGGTTCCGATCCTAATCGGTGTGGTAGCCGGCTATATTGCCGCCTTATTCATGGGGTTAGTAGATACCACACCGATTATCAATGCACCTTGGTTTGCCAAACCGGACTTCATAACTCCGCAAATCAACTGGCAGGCCGCGCTCTTTATGCTGCCCGTGGCTATCGCTCCGGCCATTGAACATATCGGCGGGGTTATGGCGATTGGTAAAGTCACGGGAAATGATTATGTTAAAGACCCAGGTTTACATAAAACACTGGCCGGTGACGGTTTAGGCGTATGCGTTGCCGGCTTAATCGGTGGCCCGCCTGTTACTACTTACGGTGAAGTAACCGGTGCCGTGATGATTACCAAAAACAGTAATCCCAAAATCATGACTTGGGCGGCCATTTTTGCTATCTGTATGGCTTTCTTTGGTAAGTTCAATGCTTTTCTGGCCTCTATCCCCTTGCCTGTTATGGGGGGCATTATGATTTTACTATTCGGTACCATTGCATCACTGGGTTTGAAAACTTTGATTGATGCACATGTGGATTTAATGAAGCCCAAAAATTTAGTGATTGTCAGTTCGGTATTAACCACCGGCGTAGGCGGCATGGTCATTAAATTCGGTAGCATCAGTTTTGCCGGCGTCGGACTGTGTGCCATTCTGGCTATTATATTGAACAGGCTGTTACCGGACGAATAA
- the cmk gene encoding (d)CMP kinase gives MNLNRKIIAIDGPSASGKGTVASRVAAALGFDYLDSGALYRLTALYAQQQSVSWEDEDAVAGLAENLPVVFEANIIRLNGQDVSDAIRSEEIGMGASTVARFPKVRAALLQRQRHFLTDKGLVGDGRDMGSVVFPDAALKVFLTASARIRAERRAAQIGIPTEGVAFERILSDIETRDEADRRRAVAPLKQLPDAYLLDTSDLSIEQAVKKVLDWYAQI, from the coding sequence ATGAATTTAAACCGTAAAATCATCGCTATCGACGGGCCAAGTGCATCGGGCAAAGGAACGGTAGCATCACGCGTTGCTGCAGCACTGGGGTTCGACTATTTGGACTCGGGCGCATTGTATCGCTTGACCGCTCTTTATGCGCAGCAACAAAGTGTTAGCTGGGAAGATGAAGATGCCGTAGCCGGGTTGGCTGAAAACCTGCCGGTTGTGTTTGAAGCAAATATAATACGGTTAAATGGTCAAGATGTTTCCGATGCTATTCGTAGTGAAGAAATCGGAATGGGTGCTTCCACTGTGGCACGATTTCCAAAAGTCCGAGCAGCATTATTACAGCGACAACGCCATTTTTTAACAGATAAAGGATTGGTGGGTGATGGCCGTGATATGGGGTCGGTAGTTTTTCCCGATGCGGCTTTAAAGGTTTTTTTAACCGCATCTGCGCGAATCCGTGCCGAGCGTAGAGCGGCGCAAATTGGGATTCCTACCGAAGGCGTAGCGTTCGAACGTATTCTTTCCGATATTGAAACCCGTGATGAGGCGGATCGCCGCCGAGCTGTTGCCCCGTTAAAACAATTACCGGATGCATATTTATTGGATACATCGGATTTGAGCATTGAACAAGCTGTAAAAAAAGTGCTTGATTGGTATGCACAAATCTAA
- the rpsA gene encoding 30S ribosomal protein S1, whose product MTMENFAQLLEESFTLQEMNPGEVITAEVVAIDNNFVTVNAGLKSESLIDVSEFKNAQGEIEVKVGDFVTVTIESVENGFGETKLSREKAKRAADWIALEEAMENGDILSGVINGKVKGGLTVMINSIRAFLPGSLVDVRPVKDTSHFEGKEVEFKVIKLDKKRNNVVVSRRAVLEVTLGEERKALLENLQEGAVVKGIVKNITDYGAFVDLGGIDGLLHITDLAWRRVKHPSEVLEVGQEVEAKVLKFDQEKQRVSLGMKQLGEDPWTGLTRRYPQGTRMFGKVSNLTDYGAFVEIEQGIEGLVHVSEMDWTNKNVHPSKVVQLGDEVEVMILEIDEDRRRISLGMKQCQPNPWEEFAANHNKGDKISGAVKSITDFGVFVGLPGGIDGLVHLSDLSWTEAGEEAVRKYKKGEEVEAVVLAIDVEKERISLGIKQLEGDPFGNFISVNDKGSLVKGTAKSVDAKGAVITLSDDVEAYLPAAEWSSERVEDLRNVLKEGDEVEAVVATVDRKNRSIKLSVKAKDAKDSREALNTVNASSTASAGTTSLGDLLKAKLSGDQE is encoded by the coding sequence ATGACTATGGAAAATTTTGCCCAGCTTTTGGAAGAAAGCTTTACCCTTCAAGAGATGAATCCCGGTGAGGTGATTACCGCTGAAGTAGTGGCAATCGATAATAACTTTGTTACCGTAAATGCCGGTCTGAAATCAGAGTCTTTGATTGATGTAAGCGAATTCAAAAACGCTCAGGGTGAGATTGAAGTAAAAGTCGGTGATTTTGTTACCGTAACTATCGAATCTGTTGAAAACGGCTTCGGTGAAACCAAATTATCCCGTGAAAAAGCCAAGCGTGCTGCCGATTGGATTGCTTTGGAAGAAGCTATGGAAAACGGCGACATTCTGTCTGGCGTAATCAATGGCAAAGTAAAAGGCGGCCTGACTGTTATGATCAACAGCATCCGTGCATTCTTGCCGGGTTCTTTAGTTGACGTACGTCCTGTTAAAGATACTTCTCACTTTGAAGGTAAAGAAGTTGAATTCAAAGTAATCAAACTGGATAAAAAACGCAATAACGTAGTGGTATCACGCCGTGCCGTTCTGGAAGTGACTTTGGGCGAAGAGCGCAAAGCATTGTTGGAAAACCTGCAAGAAGGCGCAGTGGTTAAAGGTATCGTTAAAAATATTACCGATTACGGTGCGTTCGTTGACTTGGGCGGTATCGACGGTTTGCTGCACATCACCGACTTGGCATGGCGCCGTGTGAAACATCCAAGCGAAGTTTTGGAAGTCGGCCAAGAAGTTGAAGCCAAAGTATTGAAATTCGACCAAGAAAAACAACGTGTTTCATTGGGTATGAAACAATTGGGCGAAGATCCTTGGACTGGTTTGACCCGCCGTTATCCGCAAGGTACCCGCATGTTCGGTAAAGTATCTAACTTAACCGACTACGGTGCATTCGTTGAAATCGAACAAGGTATCGAAGGTTTGGTACACGTTTCTGAAATGGACTGGACCAACAAAAACGTACATCCGAGCAAAGTCGTTCAATTGGGCGATGAAGTAGAAGTCATGATTCTGGAAATCGACGAAGACCGCCGCCGTATCAGCTTGGGTATGAAACAATGTCAGCCTAATCCTTGGGAAGAGTTTGCCGCCAACCACAATAAAGGCGATAAAATCTCAGGTGCAGTCAAATCTATTACTGACTTCGGTGTGTTCGTAGGCTTGCCGGGCGGTATCGATGGTTTGGTTCACTTGTCTGATCTTTCTTGGACAGAAGCCGGTGAAGAAGCTGTACGCAAATACAAAAAAGGTGAAGAAGTTGAAGCCGTTGTATTGGCGATTGATGTTGAAAAAGAGCGTATCTCTTTGGGCATCAAACAGTTGGAAGGCGATCCTTTCGGCAACTTTATCAGCGTAAACGATAAAGGTTCTTTGGTTAAAGGTACTGCTAAATCAGTAGATGCCAAAGGTGCGGTTATTACTTTGTCTGACGATGTAGAAGCTTATCTGCCTGCTGCCGAATGGTCTAGCGAGCGTGTTGAAGATTTGCGCAACGTGTTAAAAGAAGGCGACGAGGTAGAAGCGGTTGTGGCAACGGTTGATCGCAAAAACCGCAGCATCAAATTGTCTGTTAAAGCCAAAGATGCTAAAGATAGCCGTGAAGCGTTGAATACTGTTAATGCTTCTTCAACTGCCAGCGCAGGTACGACCAGCTTGGGCGACTTGTTGAAAGCCAAACTTTCCGGTGATCAGGAATAA
- a CDS encoding integration host factor subunit beta, translating into MTKSELMVRLAEVFAEKNGTQLMAKDVEYSVKVLVDTMTRSLAKGQRIEIRGFGSFDLNRRPARVGRNPKTGERVEVPEKFVPHFKPGKELRERVDQAIES; encoded by the coding sequence ATGACCAAGTCTGAGTTAATGGTTCGTTTGGCAGAGGTTTTTGCTGAAAAGAATGGTACACAGTTGATGGCAAAAGATGTCGAATACAGTGTTAAAGTTTTGGTAGATACCATGACTCGTTCACTTGCAAAAGGCCAGCGTATTGAAATCAGAGGCTTTGGTAGCTTTGATTTAAACCGTCGTCCGGCTCGTGTCGGCCGTAATCCTAAAACTGGTGAACGTGTGGAAGTTCCTGAGAAATTTGTTCCGCATTTCAAACCTGGAAAAGAATTACGTGAACGCGTAGATCAAGCTATAGAAAGCTAA